In Deltaproteobacteria bacterium, the genomic stretch GTCGTTCATCTCCTTCGCGTTCGCCCCGACATTCTCCATCAGGTAGGCGCGCAACGCGATGACATCTTTCGTGTCAGGAAGATGCTTGCTGTGTCCGTCATGGGCTCCGCTCAGGGAGAACGTCCCCAAGCCTCCAGCTACCACCAGCGCCACCACTGCTAATCCACGTTTCATTCACTCCTCCTCTCTTTGGACTGTTCGTTATTCACTCTTTTTTTTCACCCTATGAACGACAGGCGCTACGCTCTTGAGATATTGAGCAATCGCCGTGGCGTCCTCTTGCGTCATGTCCTTGTACCCTCCCTCGGCGATGCCATCAACGACGAGCGCCATGAGTCCTTGCACGTTATCGAAGTTCGGTTTGAAGCCAGTCTGGAGTAGAGCGACAATTTCCTCTTCAGTCCATTTCCCAATCCCGGTCTCAGAGTCAGGCGTCAGGTTAGAAGAAATTTCTCCATCAATCCCGTCGGCATTGCCGGCTAAGTCGCGCGTCCGGTCTAACGTCCCAGTCATCGTGCGCGGGGTATGGCATTCCTGACAATGGGCGATGTGTTCGCTGATGTACCGCCCTCTCTCGATTCCGGCAGTCGGCGCATGTGCCGGCGCGGGCATGGATCGAAAGAAGAGCCACCGCCACATGCGCATGCCGAGCCCGGCAAACGGCACGGAAAGTTGATGCGCTTGGTTGGGATGCGCAACGGCCGGGAGGGTTCGCAAGTAAGCGACCAAATCAGTCACGTCCTGTTCGCTCATTTCGTTGAAAGCTGGATAGGGCATGACCGGACTCATCACCGATCTGTCTGGACGCACGCCAAGACGAATGGCGTCAATCACCTGCCGGTCGGTCCAACTACCAATACCGGTCGCTGGGTCCGGGGTGATATTGGTACCGTAAAACGTTCCGTAGGGAGTTTTGAGGGGTCGTCCGCCGGCATTCACCGGGCCATCTTTTGGAGTATGACAGCCGCATCCGCCAGCAAGCGCGAAGATGTATTTTCCGCGAGTAATGGCCTCTGTCCGCGCCACTTCCGCCGAACGGCTCTCCGAAGGGAAGAACAGGCTGTTCACAGCGAGGATGAACACACAAAATCGCCACCCGTTCCGACTGCCTCCGCTTTCGGTTTGTAGAGAGGATTGGATCATCGCGCAAGTTGTAGGGGCGAGGTGACCTCGCTCTTGCTCCGTTTTGACGCCGCACGCCATTTGTTCTAGAGATAAGTCTTTCCGACGTTCGGCAACCACAGACATCGTCAGATCCTGAGGAGGCAAGGCATGAAAGCCCTACGGCTCAGCGCAAGTGTAATCGGATTTCTCCTGCTCGGCAGCGCATCGCTGCTGTATTTGTTCGTCTCTCTCGGAGAACTCAGCCCACAAGGAGGATGGGAGTACACCGTGCACGCGGACTTCGCCAACGCTGGCGGCCTCACGCCGGGCTCGGCTGTGGAAATCGCCGGGGTCCGGGTCGGTCGCGTGACGGCCATCAATCTCAACGGCACTCGATCCATTGTCTCGCTCAGTCTCCGGAACGACGTAAAACTCCAAGATGACGTCATCGCCTCCATCCAGACGAAAGGATTGCTTGGCGAACGCTACGTGCTCCTCTCCCCCGGCGGCGCGGAAGAGACCATCGCACCGGAAGGCAAGATTCGCGAAACCGAATCCCCGCTGGATATTCCGGGGTTGATGGCCGCGTATATCGCGAGCCGCAATAGGAAAGCGCCGCCCACAGCACCAGCGGCACCGACATCAGAATGAACGCTGGAGAAAGCGGCTAGCGCCCGCCGCCCGACCCACTTCTACGCTCACACGCGACGACATACGAAACATCAACCTTAAGACTCTGCGCCGCCTCGTCATGGTTTTTCCCCGTCGCGAGCTGCTTCCCTACCCGATTGCAAAGGGAATCAACGGCAGCCATTTGCTTCGGAGCTGCTGGCTTCAGTTCTTCAGTCGCAAGGGTGGCAGGGTTCTGTACCACAGGCGACGGAGTTTTGCTCGGGGCGGGCTCGGTACGCACCGGCTCTTTCGAGACGAAGACCTCCTTGGGCTTCTCTGGGCGCGAAGGAGAAGCAGGCAAAGCCGCTTTCGGCGTGGCAGGCGGTGTCCACTTTCCCGTCAACGTTGTCGGCGCGGCGGCGCGTTCGTCACGCTTCGTGAGAGGAGCAGGTTCGCTCTTCAAGGGAGTTACCGGCTTCGTGGCAATGACGACAGGCCGAGTCGAGACCGGGGTCGGCGTTCCCGCATTGAACCGTTCGATACTCGCCTCAAGGTCGAAAAGGATTTTGGTCGTGCGCTGGTGCGCCTCTTGCAACCCATCGAGCTGTTTCTTGGTCTCGTTGAGTTGCTGCCCCATGCGCAGAAGTTGTTCCTGCAGCTTGGCGACACTGTCGGTGGAACCCGACTGGCACCCGACCAGCGCGCAGGTTATTACGACACCAAAGAAAGAAATCGCCTTCCGCACCATCATCCACCTCCCGTGTCCGTACTCCTTTGCCAGTGCGTTTTGCTACGTGCACGGCGGTACCGAGCCGGACGTTTTCGTACGATCCCACAACGCGGACAACGCCACTTTTCCTGCTTATGCGGCCGATGAGCTTCGACCACCATCTTTTCTCGACAGCGCAAGCAATGCATAAAATGTCACTTCTTTGCTATCGAGTAAAGATGCCCCTTGCCACTGGATACACAAATTGCGGCACGCTCGCTAGCACGCGCCAGCCCTACAACCCTAATCGCGCCTTCACATCCTCATAGTCCGGGGCCTCGGCGTAGAGCTTTTCCAGCTCAGCTCGTGCCTTTCTCGACTCTCCTCGCCCTTCGTAGATCAACGCGCGCTCGTAGCGTAAAGCATGCAGTAATTCGTCTGAGCGATCTTTCTTCCGCTTTAGCGCTCTAGCGATGGTCTCCAGAGCTGCGTCGGCTAACCCGAGGGTCAGGAGCGCCTTGGCTCGGTACAGGAGCAGCGCGGTATGGACGGACGTCTCGTTTTCCACCCCGTCCGTCAAAGCGAGCACTTGTCGACACATCTGTTCATCGGCGGCACCATTCTGCATGAGGAGTTCCGCCAACGAGAGGTTCACCACAACATCGTCGGGCGTCAGTTGCCGCAATCGTTCGAGGCAACCAACAGCCTCGGATCGATTATCCTGCAATTGATAGGCTTCCGCCAACGCCAGCAACACGCCACGAAGGTCCGGACCAACGTGCGCGGTGACTTCCTCAGTCACATCCAAACGCATGGTGGCGGCGATGCCGTAACGAGAGAGGTAGCGTCCTAACTCCGCCTCTCGTACGGCGGCCACGGACAGGGCGCGGATCGCTTCCGGCAAACGCCCTCGTTTGAGAGCTAAAAACCCGGCCAAAAAAGCACCATCCGCCAAGTGGGTCGCTTGCTGAAGATGCGCCAACGCGGCTTCCTCATCGCCGCGCACTAGCGCCTGGCAACCGGCAGCAAGTTCTTTCTGTTCGTCGTTGGTAGGGAGGGAGTCGAAAAAATCGGGAGACAGTTTCTCCGGCTCAGCTGCCGTTCGGCGCGCGCTTCTTCGCAGAGGCGGGGCTTCAATCGTAGGCGGCGCGGCGGTCTCGGGCGTTTCAGCTGCATCGGAAGAGCCGCCGAACAATTTGCCGAGTTTCTTCAGCGAGAAATTCGTGGTGTAGAACAAGCCCGTCCCAGGCAAGCCGAAGGTCATCCGACCTCCCGAAGTTCCTAGTGTCATTTTCGCTCCTCGCGGTCCGACAGAAACCGACCCTCCTGATTTGCTCAGATTCAGTTGCACTCCAGGCAAGATGTTCAAACGCTTAAAGAAACGAAATCCCATGACTCCTCCATCATTGTCTTGGGTCGCTTTTTACTGGAGAACCAGCCGCGAGGAAAGATGCACAATTTTTCTCATTTAGTGAGAGGGGCTACCAACTACGGAGGCTTTGAGCGAGCGCTCCAAAACCTGCCGGAAACAACCGTTCGAGGAGGATCAAGTCTTGCCCCAGTCGCTGAGCCTCTTCAGCAGCCCGCTGAGTTTCCAGCGTTAATGCTGGGCGATCTGTTCCGTATACAGCCTGTTTCAAACTCTTACCTGTATACAGATAAGAGTGGGACTGAAGAGCCACTCGCCAAGCAGCTTCACTCACGCGTGAGCCAATTCCACAGCGATACCAAGCTTCTATAGTTGGTACGGCCACGCCAAAAGCGACCTTGAGGGGCAAGCGACCTGGGACGGAACGAAGGCCATCTTGAGTTCGATTCACGACTTGCCGTAGCCTACACAGTCGGCAGTGCTCGTCTGCTTTGCCGGGTTGGTCATGCACATCCGTATGAATTGGCGAGCGGTCAGTATCGACAACCACAACGATTCCGTCCGCATCCGTGTGATAGTGCAGTTCCTTAAGAGCAGCGGGGAGAATAGTGAAAACACCAGCAATCCCAGGAGCCCGCCGGGCAGAAAAAGAAACTGGCTGGACCGTCCTCCCCATAACTCTGTTGATAAGGACTCTTACCGCAGCCTCGTCTGCCGGGGATTCGCCAATGATCGCAACTTTCATTGCTCGACTGGAACTCCGCCTAAAATACCGCTGAACCACACTTCGCCGAGAGGAGCGCCGTCTAAAATTTCCTCGATATCGGGCCGCTCCGACAGTCGCTCGAACCGGGCCCCCTCGCTCGTCTTCTGAGCGATGACCACCTCTTCGGGATGGTCTTTGTAGAGGTCGAGGAAATATGGCGAGTGCGTCGTCGCGATCACCTGAACGGGGTCGCGTTTTTCCCCAAAGTTCTCCGGGTAGCTCAGCCGGTAGAGGGCATCCTGAATCTGACGCAGGAGACGCGGATGGATGCCTCGGTCAGGTTCTTCCAGACCCACAAGCGGGGGGGGATTCGGCAAGTAGCCCAAAGCGAGGATGGCCAAAGCCAGAAGCGTTCCCTGGGAAAGGTCAGTTGCAGAAATGGCATAGTGCCCACCACGAGTCCTCAACAAGAAAGATCGCTGCCCGGTCTCTGGCGTGTCAAATAAAATCTTGTCAAACTCAGGGAACCATTGACCTAGTTCATCGTTGAGAGCTTCGAACCGTTCAGGCGCTTGGTCTCGAAGACGATCAAGGACGCCAGCAAGAAAGCCTCCTTGGTGATTCAACGTCATGGTTGGCTGCAGTTGAACAGGAAAGGCTATGGAGCTGGAATCGAATGAAAAAATTTGAGTGTGAGCAAGCTTTTCTCTTAGATTCCTCATCTCCTCCTCGGAGAGCGGTTTCTCTCCTTTTTTGTGGTATCCCAAGACAAACTCTGAGTCTGGAATACTTTTCGATCTCCTCAGCATTTCGCTTATAGAGGTCCAATTCGCGGCAATGCTCACACCCTCAGAGGACGAATCAAGGGATAGAATGACTTGCACCGTCGTTTCTTTTCTTGACCGCAAGTCTGCAGATACAACTGCAGAAAAGGGAGGAACTCCTCCAGAGTGCTTAGCAATAACTTGGATGGCTTGCAGGGCCGTACTCTTCCCACTCCCATTCGGTCCTACGATAAGCGTGAAACGATCCAGCGGAAGCGTGGCATCACGTAGCACTTTGAAATTCTTGAACTGCACGGATTTGATCATAAAAGACCCCCTGTTCGACTCTAGATAATGCAGCATGGAGGGGAAATACAAAGACGTAGGAAAGCAATTCGCTGGAGACGCCTCACCGAGGCGTCTCCACAAAGGGACTCATAAAGGGAGGGGAATGGAGGCGGCGGGAATCGAACCCGCGTCCGAGAGTGGTCGACCGAAAGCCTCTACAATGCGTAGCTCACATTTTGATCTCGTCCCCTCGCCTCCCATGAGCAGGATGCTGAAGGACCAGCCGAGTAAAGGTTCGGACTTGCAGCCCCCGGCATGACACTCGTCCTATCCCGATTTTATGACGTCTTAGTCGGCCCTACGGGCGCGAACCGGTAAGACGCTAGCGGCACTAAGCTGCTAGAGCGTATTCAGCGTTATCTGCAGCTAAATTTGCAGTCTGCCAATTTTACGGGTAGTCAGACCCCGGCATTGCCACTTTGGCGTTCCAGCCCCCGTCGAACCCAGATCGCCCCCATAATCGAAACGTGAGAGGTAAGGCGTGAGGGGTGCATAAGCATCGCACGGCCCACGGTCTCTTCTTCACGTCTTACATTTTATCGCAGGTTGCGTGACATCGCTCGGGCAATGTCGCGTTTCACTTCGCGCTCACGGGTGGTTTCGCGCTTGTCGTAGAGCTTTTTTCCTCGTGCGAGCGCCAGCTCTACTTTCGCACGCCCGTTTTTGAAATATAGGCGCAAGGGGATGAGGGTCAACCCCCGCTCCTGCACTTTGCCCATCAAGCGCATAATTTCTTTCTTATGCATGAGTAGCTTGCGTGTGCGGGTAGGCTCCTCATTGAAGTAGTGCGCCGGTTCGTAGTTGCTGATGTGAGCGTTGAGTAGGAAGGCTTCGCCTTTATCGACACGGCCATAACTGTCTTTCAGATTCGCACGCCCGTCGCGTAACGATTTGACTTCCCCGCCAGTCAGCATCACGCCAGCCTCGTATGTCTCTTCGATGTGATAATCGAAACGGGCGCGGCGGTTGATGGCGATGGATTTATCTTCCGGTCTCGGCTTGGCCATAGAAAAACTTCTGAACGGCAGGCTATAGGCTTCAGGCTGAAGGGACAATCCCTCCAATCCATAACCGACATTCTTCGTCGCTCCCCTGTAGCCTACAGCCTATGGCCTATAGCCTATCCGATCACTCGATTATCGATCAGCCGCACCTCACCCACCCAGGCGGCAACAGCAAGAAGCGTTGGGCCGGAGACTTCTGCGATTTCGGCTAATGACTCGGGATGGCAAAGCGAGGCGTACTCGACACGCACCCCGCTTTGTCGGTCGAGGATTTCCCGCACCGCCCGAAGGATGGCGTCCGTACGACGCTCGCCATGCGTTACCATGTCTGCTGCGGTATTCAAGGCGCGCGAGATGCACAAGCTGGTTTGCCGTTCCACCGGCCTTAAGCGGGCGTTGCGCGAACTCATGGCTAATCCATCCGCCTCGCGCACGGTCGGCATCGGCAGGATTTCTAGATCGAAACTCAGATCTTTCACCATGCGCTGAATCACCACGCACTGCTGATAGTCTTTTTCTCCGAACAGGGCGACGTGGGGTTTCACGATATTGAACAGCTTCGCCACCACCGTCGCCACTCCACGAAAATGTCCGGGTCGAAAGGCACCGCACAATGGCTGGCTCACCTGCTCTACTTCGACCCCGGTCTGGAAACTATCGGGGTACATCTCTGGCGCTTCAGGGCAGAACAAGGCGTTCGTTCCCACCGACTCCAGTAACTGCCGATCCTGCTCGAAGTTCTTGGGGTATTTGTCGAAGTCGGATTGTTGGTTGAACTGGATGGGGTTGACGAAGATCGACACCACGACGACCTCGCCGCGCCGCTTGCCTTCACGCACGAGGCTGAGATGGCCTTCGTGAAGGAAGCCCATGGTCGGCACGAAGGCGATCTTCTTTCTCTCTAAACGCCGGTCTTCCGACCAGCGCTGCATGTCGCGAATGTGGGAGATGATTTCCATGTGCAGTAACCTGCAAAGTTCTTTGGGGCTTTGTTCCCTGTAGCCTCAAGCCTATAGCCTTAAGCCTTGACTAGTGAAACGAATGCGCATCCAACGGGAAAGCGCCGCTGCGTACTTCGTCGATATACGCGTTGACCGCTTGCGAGATGACGCCGCGCAGATCGACGTAGCGCTTCACGAATTTAGGCGAGAAACGCTCCGTCAAGCCTAAAATGTCATGGATCACCAGAATCTGCCCATCGCAGTACGGACCGGCACCAATCCCGATGGTCGGAATCGGCAGCTTTTCGGAAATCTCCTGAGCGAGATCCATCGGCACGCCTTCGAGGACCACGGCGAAGGCTCCGGCATCGGCTACGGCACAGGCATCGTCCAGCAAGCGCTCGCGAGCACCGGGCTGGCGACCGGTTTT encodes the following:
- a CDS encoding ATP-binding protein — translated: MIKSVQFKNFKVLRDATLPLDRFTLIVGPNGSGKSTALQAIQVIAKHSGGVPPFSAVVSADLRSRKETTVQVILSLDSSSEGVSIAANWTSISEMLRRSKSIPDSEFVLGYHKKGEKPLSEEEMRNLREKLAHTQIFSFDSSSIAFPVQLQPTMTLNHQGGFLAGVLDRLRDQAPERFEALNDELGQWFPEFDKILFDTPETGQRSFLLRTRGGHYAISATDLSQGTLLALAILALGYLPNPPPLVGLEEPDRGIHPRLLRQIQDALYRLSYPENFGEKRDPVQVIATTHSPYFLDLYKDHPEEVVIAQKTSEGARFERLSERPDIEEILDGAPLGEVWFSGILGGVPVEQ
- a CDS encoding MCE family protein, whose product is MKALRLSASVIGFLLLGSASLLYLFVSLGELSPQGGWEYTVHADFANAGGLTPGSAVEIAGVRVGRVTAINLNGTRSIVSLSLRNDVKLQDDVIASIQTKGLLGERYVLLSPGGAEETIAPEGKIRETESPLDIPGLMAAYIASRNRKAPPTAPAAPTSE
- a CDS encoding DUF4236 domain-containing protein; amino-acid sequence: MGFRFFKRLNILPGVQLNLSKSGGSVSVGPRGAKMTLGTSGGRMTFGLPGTGLFYTTNFSLKKLGKLFGGSSDAAETPETAAPPTIEAPPLRRSARRTAAEPEKLSPDFFDSLPTNDEQKELAAGCQALVRGDEEAALAHLQQATHLADGAFLAGFLALKRGRLPEAIRALSVAAVREAELGRYLSRYGIAATMRLDVTEEVTAHVGPDLRGVLLALAEAYQLQDNRSEAVGCLERLRQLTPDDVVVNLSLAELLMQNGAADEQMCRQVLALTDGVENETSVHTALLLYRAKALLTLGLADAALETIARALKRKKDRSDELLHALRYERALIYEGRGESRKARAELEKLYAEAPDYEDVKARLGL
- the smpB gene encoding SsrA-binding protein SmpB, with protein sequence MAKPRPEDKSIAINRRARFDYHIEETYEAGVMLTGGEVKSLRDGRANLKDSYGRVDKGEAFLLNAHISNYEPAHYFNEEPTRTRKLLMHKKEIMRLMGKVQERGLTLIPLRLYFKNGRAKVELALARGKKLYDKRETTREREVKRDIARAMSRNLR
- a CDS encoding pantoate--beta-alanine ligase: MEIISHIRDMQRWSEDRRLERKKIAFVPTMGFLHEGHLSLVREGKRRGEVVVVSIFVNPIQFNQQSDFDKYPKNFEQDRQLLESVGTNALFCPEAPEMYPDSFQTGVEVEQVSQPLCGAFRPGHFRGVATVVAKLFNIVKPHVALFGEKDYQQCVVIQRMVKDLSFDLEILPMPTVREADGLAMSSRNARLRPVERQTSLCISRALNTAADMVTHGERRTDAILRAVREILDRQSGVRVEYASLCHPESLAEIAEVSGPTLLAVAAWVGEVRLIDNRVIG
- a CDS encoding c-type cytochrome, which encodes MFILAVNSLFFPSESRSAEVARTEAITRGKYIFALAGGCGCHTPKDGPVNAGGRPLKTPYGTFYGTNITPDPATGIGSWTDRQVIDAIRLGVRPDRSVMSPVMPYPAFNEMSEQDVTDLVAYLRTLPAVAHPNQAHQLSVPFAGLGMRMWRWLFFRSMPAPAHAPTAGIERGRYISEHIAHCQECHTPRTMTGTLDRTRDLAGNADGIDGEISSNLTPDSETGIGKWTEEEIVALLQTGFKPNFDNVQGLMALVVDGIAEGGYKDMTQEDATAIAQYLKSVAPVVHRVKKKSE